The Sporomusa termitida genome has a window encoding:
- the gmd gene encoding GDP-mannose 4,6-dehydratase: MPIALITGITGQDGAYLAEFLLTKGYEVHGIKRRSSLINTERIDHLYQDPHEDNRRLVLHYGDMTDSSSLVRIIQQVQPDEIYNLAAQSHVAVSFEEPEYTANSDGLGALRILEAIRILGLEKKTRFYQASTSELFGLVQEIPQKETTPFYPRSPYAVAKLYAYWITVNYREAYGMYACNGILFNHESPVRGETFVTRKITRAVAHIKAGLQDTLYLGNLDAKRDWGHARDYVEMQWLMLQQDKPEDFVIATGRQYSVREFVSRAFTEVGIDIRWEGAGVEEKGYDAATGKCLVAVDPRYFRPTEVETLLGDATKAKEKLGWTPKISFDQLVVEMVREDVKRAKRDALCKQEGVGVFPHHE, translated from the coding sequence ATGCCTATTGCACTTATCACAGGGATTACCGGTCAGGATGGTGCCTATCTGGCCGAATTTCTTTTAACTAAAGGCTATGAGGTCCATGGCATTAAACGCCGTTCTTCCCTGATCAATACCGAGCGCATTGATCATTTGTATCAGGATCCGCATGAAGATAACCGGCGGTTAGTTTTGCATTATGGCGATATGACTGATTCAAGCAGTCTGGTCCGGATTATTCAACAGGTCCAGCCGGATGAGATATACAACCTGGCTGCGCAAAGCCATGTGGCTGTGTCGTTTGAGGAACCCGAGTATACGGCAAACTCGGATGGTTTGGGTGCCCTTCGGATACTGGAAGCTATTCGGATCCTCGGTTTGGAAAAGAAAACCCGCTTTTATCAGGCGTCAACCTCTGAACTTTTTGGCCTCGTTCAGGAGATACCCCAGAAAGAAACAACACCATTCTATCCCCGGTCCCCTTATGCAGTAGCTAAATTATATGCTTACTGGATAACGGTCAACTATCGCGAGGCCTATGGGATGTATGCCTGTAACGGTATTTTATTTAACCATGAATCTCCGGTTCGCGGCGAAACATTCGTGACCCGTAAGATTACCCGGGCAGTGGCTCATATCAAGGCGGGTTTGCAGGATACCCTGTATTTGGGTAATCTTGATGCCAAACGTGACTGGGGTCATGCCCGCGATTATGTGGAAATGCAGTGGCTGATGCTGCAACAGGATAAACCTGAGGATTTCGTTATTGCCACAGGACGGCAATATTCGGTACGGGAGTTTGTTAGCCGTGCTTTTACTGAAGTAGGAATTGATATTCGCTGGGAGGGCGCAGGGGTGGAAGAGAAAGGGTATGACGCGGCAACAGGAAAATGCCTGGTTGCTGTTGACCCACGTTATTTTCGCCCTACAGAAGTGGAAACGCTGTTGGGCGATGCAACGAAGGCGAAGGAGAAACTTGGCTGGACGCCCAAGATCAGCTTTGACCAATTAGTAGTGGAAATGGTGCGGGAGGATGTAAAGCGGGCCAAACGTGATGCCTTATGCAAGCAAGAGGGGGTTGGAGTGTTCCCGCATCATGAATAA
- a CDS encoding glycosyltransferase family 4 protein translates to MHEVIQKAIRNMKNRNIPCQNLPHALESDTSVLLTIQAQFFHFIKKLSYLKKELKLKSQCNGLADESPETKVYQILPEFSQGDAVGNDTIALHHILQQAGYAAYICAQSIKPEVKHMCINIKEVYIEKKDIIIYHKSIGSPLARWFLEVQCQRKIMIYHNITPSHFFINYNYKLYSLTKYGRDSLLSLVNHVDECWADSEFNKQELDQIGFRNTKVLPIIIDFSAYKQDANAEIVKKYNDGKTNILFVGRVAPNKKQEDIIIAFHYYKKYIDPQARLFLVGSYAGMNNYYNELLTLLKKLDLEDVYFTGHIPFADILAYYKTATVFLCLSEHEGFCVPLVESMYFRIPILAYNAAAIAETLQNGGILVSQKDPKLIAELIHLLVSDNCLRTRIIKNQEFCLTRFQHDKIRNKFIDYFAHYTP, encoded by the coding sequence ATGCACGAAGTCATTCAAAAAGCCATAAGAAATATGAAAAACAGAAATATACCCTGTCAAAATTTACCCCATGCACTAGAAAGCGACACATCAGTACTACTAACTATACAGGCACAGTTTTTCCATTTTATCAAGAAATTATCATATTTAAAAAAAGAATTAAAATTAAAATCTCAATGTAACGGTCTCGCAGATGAATCGCCGGAAACCAAAGTATATCAAATATTGCCCGAGTTTTCACAAGGCGATGCTGTTGGCAACGATACTATAGCGTTGCATCATATTCTCCAACAAGCAGGCTATGCAGCCTATATCTGTGCTCAATCTATAAAGCCAGAAGTAAAACATATGTGTATTAATATTAAAGAAGTTTATATTGAAAAAAAAGATATTATTATCTATCATAAATCCATAGGTTCTCCTCTGGCCAGGTGGTTTCTTGAAGTTCAATGCCAACGGAAAATCATGATTTATCATAATATAACACCAAGTCATTTCTTTATCAACTACAACTATAAGCTATATTCTCTCACCAAATATGGGAGAGACAGTTTATTATCTTTAGTGAACCATGTTGATGAATGTTGGGCTGATTCAGAGTTCAACAAGCAGGAACTGGATCAAATTGGATTTAGGAACACAAAAGTTCTACCAATAATCATAGATTTTTCTGCTTACAAGCAGGATGCGAATGCTGAAATCGTAAAAAAATATAATGATGGAAAAACAAATATTTTATTTGTCGGCAGGGTGGCTCCTAATAAAAAGCAAGAAGATATAATTATAGCTTTTCACTACTATAAAAAGTATATTGACCCGCAGGCCAGGCTGTTTCTGGTTGGGTCCTATGCCGGCATGAACAACTATTACAATGAACTACTTACGCTTTTAAAAAAACTTGATTTGGAAGACGTATATTTTACCGGGCATATACCGTTTGCTGATATATTGGCTTACTATAAAACCGCCACGGTCTTTCTCTGCTTAAGCGAGCACGAAGGCTTTTGCGTGCCCTTGGTTGAAAGCATGTATTTCAGAATTCCTATACTAGCCTATAATGCTGCCGCTATTGCCGAAACGTTACAAAATGGCGGAATTTTAGTCAGTCAAAAAGATCCCAAACTGATTGCGGAATTGATTCATCTCCTGGTTTCAGATAATTGCTTGCGCACCCGGATAATTAAAAATCAGGAATTTTGTTTAACAAGGTTTCAGCATGATAAAATTAGAAATAAATTTATTGATTATTTTGCGCACTATACTCCCTGA
- a CDS encoding GDP-mannose 4,6-dehydratase, with translation MKKVLITGITGQDGSYLAALLLGKGYEVHGAVRRASMENTVKLQNIQSIADKINLHACSLDNHLSVYKLIAAIRPDECYHLAASSFVSYSFEDEASILAANFTSTHYLLSSIKELCPSCRVYFAGSSEIFGNAEESPQTETTKFNPRSMYGISKLASHHVVKNYREQYGLYACTGFTYNHESPRRGHAFVTRKITATVAKIFLGIATKIELGNIETIRDWGYAPEYVEAMWRMLHNPQGPKDYVVATGVAHTVSELLATAFSTVGLNYTQYIVINKDFYRPGEQVPLIGNAKSIYTDLGWKHTTLFKDMIVEMVQNDIREYSAQNNQ, from the coding sequence ATGAAAAAAGTACTCATAACAGGGATAACCGGGCAGGACGGCTCTTATCTAGCCGCGTTGTTACTGGGCAAAGGCTATGAGGTGCATGGGGCCGTGCGCAGGGCCAGTATGGAGAATACTGTTAAACTACAGAATATACAGAGTATAGCTGATAAAATAAATTTGCATGCTTGTTCGCTAGACAATCATTTGTCTGTCTATAAACTAATTGCTGCTATCCGGCCAGACGAATGTTACCATTTAGCAGCATCGAGTTTTGTAAGTTATTCATTTGAAGATGAAGCCTCTATTCTTGCCGCAAACTTTACATCCACTCATTACCTTTTGTCCAGTATTAAAGAATTGTGCCCGTCCTGTAGGGTATACTTCGCCGGTTCGAGTGAGATTTTTGGCAACGCAGAAGAATCGCCGCAAACAGAAACCACAAAGTTCAATCCACGCTCCATGTATGGTATATCCAAGCTCGCCAGTCACCATGTAGTGAAAAATTATCGGGAGCAGTACGGCTTATATGCCTGTACTGGTTTTACCTATAATCATGAATCGCCGCGGCGGGGACATGCTTTTGTGACGAGAAAAATTACGGCCACTGTTGCCAAAATATTCCTCGGGATAGCCACAAAAATAGAATTAGGCAATATTGAGACAATAAGGGATTGGGGATATGCACCTGAATATGTGGAAGCCATGTGGCGTATGCTCCATAATCCCCAGGGGCCAAAAGACTACGTGGTAGCCACAGGTGTTGCCCATACGGTCAGCGAACTGCTAGCTACAGCTTTTTCTACAGTTGGGCTTAATTATACTCAGTATATTGTCATCAATAAGGACTTTTACCGTCCAGGAGAACAGGTGCCGCTCATTGGCAACGCAAAAAGTATTTATACCGATTTAGGCTGGAAACATACCACCTTGTTTAAAGATATGATAGTGGAAATGGTACAAAATGATATCAGGGAGTATAGTGCGCAAAATAATCAATAA
- a CDS encoding glycosyltransferase family 4 protein, with product MRVLIDGQVLMGNKTGIGFYCHNLIRGLYQLDGSHEFITVYNKFKPRKQKYVIGEERYIRYPYSYLREIMKGRFLYSIPLERFMGDFDIYHGTNYSILPTKRAKTVLTVCDLVFKKYPETVAVRNLRFLSYFVEKYTICATKLITISESTKKDVVDFFGIDPDKIHVTPLAADKFFRVISPEDSYFAEVRAKYQLPDRFILYVGTLEPRKNLQRLISAFAKTFKRTGCEHKLVLAGGNGWMYDGIFKLVQELGLEDKVIFTGYVDACDLPHLYNLADAFAYVSLYEGFGLPPLEAMQCGIPVLASNVSSIPEVVGEAAILINPLDTEAIADGLEQLLSDTSLYANLKAKGLERAATFQWRQTAQQTLDCYLAAINADR from the coding sequence ATGAGAGTATTGATTGACGGTCAGGTTCTTATGGGGAATAAGACTGGGATAGGATTTTACTGCCATAATTTGATTAGAGGGCTTTACCAGCTAGATGGCAGCCATGAATTTATAACAGTTTATAATAAGTTCAAACCCAGAAAACAAAAGTATGTTATAGGTGAGGAGCGATATATCAGATATCCTTATAGTTATCTTCGTGAAATCATGAAGGGGCGATTTTTGTATTCTATTCCTCTAGAGAGATTTATGGGTGACTTTGATATTTATCACGGAACTAATTACTCAATTTTACCAACAAAACGAGCTAAAACGGTGTTGACAGTTTGTGACCTTGTATTTAAAAAATATCCTGAGACGGTAGCTGTTCGTAATTTAAGATTCTTATCATATTTTGTGGAAAAGTATACAATTTGTGCTACAAAATTAATTACAATATCGGAGAGTACGAAAAAAGATGTTGTAGACTTCTTTGGTATTGACCCGGATAAAATTCATGTCACACCACTTGCGGCCGATAAATTTTTCCGGGTGATATCGCCTGAAGATAGTTACTTTGCCGAAGTTCGCGCTAAATATCAGTTGCCTGACCGGTTTATTTTATATGTGGGCACTCTCGAACCCCGTAAGAATTTACAGAGATTAATTAGTGCTTTTGCTAAAACATTTAAAAGGACCGGTTGCGAACACAAGCTTGTGCTGGCTGGAGGAAATGGCTGGATGTATGATGGAATATTCAAGCTTGTTCAGGAGCTGGGCTTAGAGGATAAAGTGATCTTTACGGGGTATGTGGATGCATGTGATTTGCCGCATCTGTACAATTTAGCAGATGCTTTTGCTTATGTATCTTTATACGAGGGATTTGGATTGCCCCCACTCGAAGCCATGCAGTGCGGAATACCGGTTTTGGCATCAAACGTATCATCTATTCCGGAGGTCGTTGGTGAGGCAGCAATATTAATTAATCCTCTGGATACAGAGGCCATTGCCGACGGCCTGGAACAACTGCTGTCAGATACCAGTCTCTATGCTAATTTAAAAGCGAAGGGGCTGGAACGGGCGGCTACCTTTCAATGGAGGCAAACCGCCCAACAGACTTTAGACTGCTACCTGGCAGCCATTAATGCGGATAGGTAA
- a CDS encoding glycosyltransferase family 4 protein, producing the protein MRVVYDHQVFEMQRYGGISRYFYELISRMLRRDEASIALFMGFYANRYGLQRFENSYAKFFGIDRERFPFGKKIGPFLNKKLRFRFLSEICADIYHPTYYFSDFTNTNFKKIITVHDMIHELFPTNFSYRDKTVEWKKRCVSLSDGVICVSESTKKDLVEILQVPENKITVIYHGNSLRIPVSTPPLVKEPYILYVGERHGYKNFKCLVEALAISPTIRKQFKLVCFGGGKTKRRDVELLEKAGLTNQVLFASGEDEALANYYKYAQAFVYPSFYEGFGIPPLEAMYQGCPVVVSDRSSIPEVVGNAGLYFNPQSSEDLASKLGQVLSDNESRTRLIENGFRQEKLFSWDLTATQTLSFYKTILSDN; encoded by the coding sequence ATGAGGGTGGTCTATGACCATCAAGTATTTGAGATGCAGCGTTATGGGGGCATATCCAGATACTTTTATGAATTGATATCGAGAATGCTTAGACGGGATGAAGCCTCAATTGCTTTATTTATGGGGTTTTACGCCAATCGATATGGTTTACAGAGATTTGAAAATTCATATGCAAAATTTTTTGGAATAGACCGAGAGCGCTTTCCTTTTGGCAAAAAAATAGGTCCATTCTTAAATAAAAAACTGCGATTTCGATTTCTGTCTGAAATATGTGCGGATATATATCATCCCACATATTATTTTTCAGATTTCACGAATACTAATTTTAAAAAAATTATTACTGTACATGATATGATTCATGAACTGTTTCCCACTAATTTCTCTTATCGCGATAAAACAGTAGAGTGGAAAAAAAGATGTGTTTCTCTAAGCGATGGGGTTATATGTGTATCTGAGTCGACCAAAAAAGATTTAGTGGAAATCCTGCAAGTGCCGGAAAATAAAATTACGGTTATATATCATGGCAATTCATTGAGAATACCTGTTAGTACACCGCCCCTGGTCAAGGAGCCCTATATATTGTATGTCGGTGAACGGCATGGGTATAAAAATTTTAAATGCCTGGTGGAAGCATTGGCAATCTCTCCTACAATACGTAAGCAGTTTAAATTAGTCTGTTTTGGCGGTGGGAAAACAAAAAGAAGGGATGTTGAACTGCTTGAAAAAGCTGGACTGACCAATCAGGTTCTTTTTGCATCAGGCGAAGATGAAGCCTTAGCAAATTATTATAAGTATGCACAGGCTTTTGTTTATCCTTCTTTTTATGAAGGTTTTGGGATTCCTCCCTTAGAGGCGATGTATCAAGGCTGCCCGGTTGTTGTTAGTGACCGGAGCTCAATACCGGAGGTAGTTGGTAACGCCGGATTGTACTTTAATCCACAGAGTTCGGAGGATTTAGCAAGCAAGCTGGGGCAGGTGCTTAGTGACAATGAATCAAGAACAAGGCTTATTGAAAATGGGTTTAGGCAGGAAAAACTATTCTCCTGGGATCTCACCGCGACACAGACACTTTCTTTTTATAAAACGATATTATCTGACAATTGA
- a CDS encoding glycosyltransferase family 2 protein — protein sequence MNDQSFMGPKVTIITVTRNNGQSLKKAFDSVANQSYPNIEYIVIDGVSTDETLQLISQYENTISYWVSEPDKGIYNAMNKGLNYAHGELVYFLNSDDYFYDRQTIQDVVDLYLQLGKPAVIYGDVMTYSSIAGRKVGRSGRKIGLRQVQKGRVICHQAMFMQTEILKKHKFNEEYRIAADYDLQIRCLKVGYQFAYIDKIITHFSIDGLSSLSAGKQATVYEKIRIIRTHFNRCTFYCFYFFAKLKLFRMAIRGFLRRIAI from the coding sequence GTGAACGACCAAAGCTTTATGGGACCTAAAGTAACTATTATTACCGTAACTCGCAATAATGGACAATCTTTAAAAAAAGCGTTTGACAGTGTTGCCAATCAATCATATCCCAATATCGAGTATATTGTAATTGATGGGGTCTCAACAGATGAGACACTACAGCTAATTTCCCAATATGAAAATACAATTAGCTATTGGGTGAGTGAACCGGACAAAGGGATTTATAATGCAATGAACAAGGGATTAAACTATGCACATGGTGAGTTAGTTTATTTCCTGAATTCTGACGATTATTTTTATGATCGCCAGACGATTCAGGATGTGGTGGATTTGTACCTGCAGCTAGGGAAACCAGCGGTTATCTATGGTGATGTAATGACCTATAGCAGCATCGCTGGCAGAAAAGTAGGCCGTTCAGGCCGTAAAATCGGGTTGCGTCAGGTGCAGAAAGGGCGCGTAATCTGTCATCAGGCTATGTTTATGCAAACTGAGATTCTGAAAAAACATAAATTTAATGAAGAGTATAGAATAGCTGCTGATTATGATTTACAGATACGCTGCTTAAAAGTTGGTTATCAATTCGCTTATATCGATAAAATAATTACTCATTTTTCTATTGATGGTTTAAGTTCATTATCTGCAGGTAAACAAGCAACCGTATACGAAAAAATACGGATCATTCGGACTCATTTCAATCGCTGTACCTTCTACTGTTTTTATTTTTTTGCCAAGCTTAAGCTGTTCCGTATGGCAATAAGAGGTTTCCTGAGACGTATAGCAATTTAG
- a CDS encoding glycosyltransferase family 25 protein — protein sequence MHSSNVICILINLDRSPERLLQMQQRLSRLNLPFQRCVAIDGGLVNFSEKEINADEYERCHGKYVTTTEVACYISHYRALEMFVASDKEFALILEDDMEFSNDFPLVLNDLTTNHDNWDMIKFNGTSNWAVPVTKKKLIKDYRLIFNFLHQAKAGAYLLNRYAAISYLDKMLPMTVPIDHEFLKFWKYGIKIFTVLPFPAWESGAESTINYAMVGKNRKKWYKRWSCYSYRLQIAMQRIYHGYKL from the coding sequence ATGCATTCTAGTAATGTTATCTGTATCCTCATTAATCTCGATCGCTCACCAGAGCGGCTGTTGCAAATGCAGCAGCGTCTTAGCCGGTTGAATTTGCCGTTTCAGCGTTGTGTCGCTATCGATGGGGGATTGGTGAATTTTTCTGAAAAAGAGATTAATGCTGATGAGTATGAGCGTTGTCATGGCAAATATGTAACTACTACAGAAGTTGCCTGTTATATTAGCCATTACCGAGCCCTGGAGATGTTTGTTGCCAGTGATAAAGAGTTTGCATTAATTCTTGAAGATGATATGGAGTTTAGCAATGACTTTCCGTTAGTTTTGAATGATCTGACGACAAATCATGATAATTGGGATATGATTAAATTTAATGGCACTTCAAATTGGGCAGTCCCTGTAACAAAAAAGAAATTAATAAAGGATTACAGGCTGATCTTTAACTTTCTGCATCAGGCCAAAGCCGGTGCCTATCTGCTGAATCGTTATGCAGCGATAAGTTATCTCGATAAGATGTTGCCAATGACTGTTCCGATTGATCATGAGTTTTTAAAATTTTGGAAATATGGAATTAAGATATTTACGGTATTGCCTTTTCCGGCTTGGGAAAGTGGCGCAGAGTCTACAATTAATTATGCAATGGTTGGTAAGAATCGAAAAAAATGGTATAAAAGATGGAGTTGTTATTCCTACCGGTTGCAAATAGCTATGCAGCGTATCTATCATGGCTATAAGCTATAA
- the waaC gene encoding lipopolysaccharide heptosyltransferase I, whose amino-acid sequence MTYQNILIVKLSAIGDVIHALPVAPALKQCFPQTRLTWVVEPPAYDVLTNNPCIDEIIVFEKKRCKSLAGLYRYAPAFIRELRERRFDLALDLQGLFKSAAISWLSGAPERLVYCDAREHSDWIGKKICGPNLKGHIVERYLDVARALGCRAAEPEFIIKITAAEFAQAGAIAHQAGLDSKNPYVILMPGTNWPNKCWPADHFATLAGKLFASGLIPVFVGSAADQNAMQAIQGQSAVPLLDLTGKTSLKQLAALIKNARAVVAGDTGPMHLAAAIGTPVVALFGPTDPRRNGPCGPGHVVLTTSHACTGCWQRKCLKELECLVDISPALVYQSLVKMVG is encoded by the coding sequence TTGACCTACCAAAATATTCTGATTGTCAAACTGAGTGCCATTGGCGATGTCATCCATGCCCTGCCGGTGGCACCGGCGCTAAAGCAGTGTTTCCCCCAGACAAGGCTCACCTGGGTTGTTGAGCCGCCGGCCTATGATGTGCTGACAAATAACCCCTGTATTGATGAAATCATTGTTTTTGAAAAAAAACGGTGTAAATCGCTGGCCGGGCTGTACCGTTATGCCCCGGCGTTTATCAGGGAGCTAAGAGAGCGCCGGTTTGATCTGGCCCTGGATCTGCAGGGACTATTTAAGAGTGCCGCCATCTCCTGGCTAAGCGGGGCACCGGAACGCCTGGTATATTGCGATGCCCGCGAACACAGTGACTGGATTGGAAAAAAGATCTGCGGCCCCAACCTGAAGGGCCATATTGTTGAGCGTTACCTGGATGTTGCCAGAGCGTTAGGCTGCCGGGCAGCAGAACCGGAATTTATCATAAAAATTACCGCCGCCGAGTTCGCCCAGGCCGGGGCCATCGCCCACCAGGCCGGCCTTGACAGCAAGAACCCTTATGTTATATTGATGCCTGGCACCAATTGGCCGAATAAATGCTGGCCGGCCGACCATTTTGCCACCCTGGCCGGCAAGTTATTTGCCAGTGGCCTGATTCCGGTTTTTGTGGGCAGTGCAGCCGATCAAAATGCAATGCAGGCAATTCAGGGCCAGAGTGCAGTGCCGCTACTTGATTTAACAGGGAAAACCTCCCTTAAACAACTAGCGGCCCTGATCAAGAATGCCCGGGCGGTGGTGGCCGGTGATACGGGCCCGATGCATCTGGCCGCGGCTATAGGCACCCCGGTGGTGGCCTTATTCGGGCCCACTGATCCTCGCCGCAACGGTCCCTGCGGGCCAGGCCATGTTGTTCTTACCACCAGCCACGCCTGTACAGGCTGCTGGCAGCGTAAATGCCTCAAAGAGCTGGAGTGCCTGGTTGATATTAGTCCGGCGCTTGTATATCAGTCGCTGGTGAAAATGGTTGGATAG
- the rfaE2 gene encoding D-glycero-beta-D-manno-heptose 1-phosphate adenylyltransferase: MNIIAYADIGTLAAQLKAAGKIIVFTNGCFDILHAGHVRYLNGARALGDCLIVGLNSDESVRRLKGPTRPVNDQQDRAEVLAALRAVDYVVVFPETTAENIVAAVQPAVYAKGGDYSVKDLPESHIVESYGGRVVLIPEVAGRSSSNIIRKISGRQA; encoded by the coding sequence ATGAACATTATTGCCTATGCCGACATTGGCACCCTGGCCGCCCAATTAAAAGCCGCCGGCAAAATCATTGTTTTTACCAACGGCTGCTTTGACATCCTCCATGCCGGCCATGTCCGCTATCTGAATGGGGCGCGGGCCCTGGGCGACTGTCTGATCGTCGGCCTCAACAGCGATGAATCGGTCCGCCGGTTAAAAGGACCGACCCGGCCGGTTAATGACCAGCAGGACCGGGCCGAGGTGCTGGCGGCGCTGCGCGCTGTCGATTATGTGGTTGTTTTTCCCGAGACAACCGCCGAGAACATTGTTGCTGCGGTTCAACCTGCTGTCTATGCTAAAGGTGGCGACTATAGTGTCAAGGACCTGCCTGAAAGCCACATTGTCGAAAGCTACGGCGGCCGCGTTGTGCTGATTCCGGAAGTAGCCGGCCGATCCTCCAGCAATATCATCAGGAAGATCAGCGGCCGGCAAGCCTGA
- a CDS encoding bifunctional heptose 7-phosphate kinase/heptose 1-phosphate adenyltransferase, with amino-acid sequence MPRKLLKLVDELQNKKIMIIGDMVADIYLEGRISRISREAPVLILEHAGETVVPGGAANAVHNAATLGGTVFAVGVIGADNAGVQLTQVLNSKGVNTGGFITDAGRPTITKTRVMAGGQATVRQQIVRIDRECKQALTPAVEEGLLHYIANHVREMDAVVISDYGSVPPAIREAVIAACNQAGIPSMVDSRYGVMAYSGIRIVKQNESEAASALGLDLREPEALMQAGRTMLDRLQAEAVLITQGPDGMTLFERSGPVSHIAVSNKSEVYDVTGAGDTVVVTMMLALAAGAAYYDAACLANLAAGVVVRKPGTATATPAELKQAIGEQQL; translated from the coding sequence GTGCCTCGCAAGCTGCTGAAGCTAGTTGATGAATTGCAAAATAAAAAAATTATGATTATTGGCGACATGGTTGCCGACATCTATCTGGAAGGCAGGATCTCCCGGATCTCCCGGGAGGCGCCTGTCCTCATTCTTGAGCATGCCGGGGAAACGGTCGTTCCCGGCGGGGCGGCCAACGCTGTTCATAATGCCGCCACCCTGGGCGGCACGGTTTTTGCTGTTGGCGTTATCGGGGCGGATAATGCCGGCGTCCAGCTGACCCAGGTGTTGAATAGCAAAGGCGTCAATACCGGGGGCTTTATTACCGACGCCGGCCGCCCGACCATTACCAAAACACGGGTAATGGCCGGCGGCCAGGCCACCGTCCGCCAGCAAATTGTTAGGATTGACCGGGAGTGTAAACAGGCCCTGACACCGGCAGTGGAAGAAGGTCTGCTGCATTATATTGCCAATCATGTCCGGGAAATGGATGCTGTCGTTATTAGCGACTACGGCAGCGTCCCCCCCGCTATCCGGGAAGCGGTTATTGCTGCCTGCAACCAGGCCGGCATACCGTCCATGGTTGATTCCCGCTACGGTGTTATGGCCTATAGCGGCATCCGCATTGTCAAACAGAACGAATCAGAGGCAGCCAGTGCACTGGGGCTTGACCTGCGGGAGCCGGAAGCATTGATGCAGGCCGGCCGGACAATGCTGGACCGTTTGCAGGCTGAGGCCGTGTTAATTACCCAGGGTCCTGACGGTATGACCTTGTTTGAACGCTCCGGCCCGGTTTCCCATATTGCCGTCAGCAATAAAAGCGAGGTCTATGATGTTACCGGCGCCGGGGATACGGTCGTTGTCACGATGATGCTGGCGCTGGCGGCCGGTGCGGCTTATTATGACGCCGCCTGCCTGGCCAACCTTGCCGCCGGGGTTGTTGTCCGCAAACCTGGTACAGCCACCGCAACCCCGGCCGAATTAAAACAGGCCATCGGCGAGCAACAGCTATGA